CGAATCGCCCAGGTAATCATCGGCATTGTAGGAAATCCCGCCATCTTCGTACTTTTTCCAGCTGGGCGCTTTGGGAACATAATCGCCGTAGGTGCCGCCATCGCGGAAGATCCGCGCCCCGTTCTTGTGCATGGATGAATGAAGAAGCATATCGATAATCGGCCCGTTATTCCGGCGCGTTTCCCGCGAAAGAATCATAAACGGTTCCCCGCCTTCGGCTTCGCCCACTTCCTGGCCGGTCGCCCGGTCGATCATCGAAATACCCGCTTCACCAGGCCGGGATCCGTGGCGGCCGCCCTGAAGTACGCCCGCGTTTTTAAAGTAGCCCTGGCCAATTTTACCCCCTTTGGCGAAGGTCGGCGGCTTCTGGCTCTGGATCATACCCACCTGAATCGCCGTGGCGGCCGCCGCACCCGCTACCCCGATTAAGCCCAGCGGCCAGCCCATTGTGGCCAGCGATTTAAGGGCCGCTTGCGCCCCGTTAACGATGGCCATCGTAATATTCAGGGCTTGTTCGCGCTTCCAGGCCTTCAGCTTTTCATCTTTGATTTTGGCTTCCGTGTCTTTGGTAATCTCGACCACCTTTTTATCATAGGTGTCTTTATTGATGATCCCCTTATCGTACTGCTCTTTCCAGGCCGCCAGCTGTTTATCCTTTTCCTTCGTAATCTTTAGAATCTGGCTATCCAGATACTTCTGATTCAAGGTCTGAAGCGTTGTAATCACCTGGCCCGCCACCTTCAGCGTGTCCTGGCCTTTGGCCGTAAAATCCTGAAGCGCCTTCTGATTCTTGGCCTGTTCGTTGGCCAGCTTCAGGTTCAGCAGATCCAGAAACTTCGAGTAATCGCCATTCATTAATCCATCAATGGCAGAAAAATACTGTTGCTGATTGGCCAGGCGTTGGGCGGTTTTTTCGGCAGTCAGCGCCGTTTTAGCGGCTTCGTACTGATTATCGTTACTGGTCAGCTGGGCCTTCAGCCGATCATCGATCGCTTTATCCGCCTGGGCGCGTCGATCCGAATCCGCGATCAGTTCAGCGTTTCGGGCTTTTTCTTCGGCGGCTTCGTTTTGAAGCTTCTGGCGGTTGTAATTGTACTCGGCCGTTAGTCGGTCCAGCTTCGCTTCGTAAATGGCCTGGGCGTTGTTTTTGGCATTCGTCAGGTTCAGTTCAGCATTCGCCACGGCCGCCTGGAATTGCAGATCAAAAAGCTGGCGTTCGCCCGCCAGTTCCTTTTCCCGCTTCTCGGTATTCTTCTGAAGCTCCTTCTGGCGCTGATCGTCGTTTTCCTTCTGGATATCCGAAGAAAGCTTCTTATTGATCAGATCCAGCGCCACGGCTTTGCGGGCTTCGTCGGTTATCGTGCGTTCCACTTCGGCCTTTGCCTGATCCGCCTGGAATTGAAGTTCCGCCAGCTTCCTTTCGTGTTCGTCGGCGATCAGACTGATCAGAAGCTTCCTTTGTTTATCGGCCGCTTCCTGATCGGCTTTCGCTTTCTTTTCCCGGTACTCCTTTTCGATGGCCGCCTTTCCGGTTTCGTACGCTTTATCGGCGGCCGTGTATTGCGCCAGCTTCAGCTTGTGATCAGCCTGGCTTTCCTGGATCTTCTTTTTCTCCTGATCCAGTTCGTACTTCAGCTGGGCAATTTTGCGCGTTTGTTCGTCCGCGATGGCCGCAATACTGGCTTTTCGGGCCGCGTCGATCGCGTCCTGATTGGCTTTCTTCTTATCGTCCGAAAGCTTCTTTTCGTGATCCCGGCGCTTCTTCTCATCATCCGACAAATACCCGGCGTTATCCTTCGACATTCCCGCCAGGCCCGTTTTATTGGCCACGGTGGCATCTTCGGCCGATTGTTCAGCGCCCGCTTTGCTGGTGGCGGTTTTCTTGTCTACGTGGGCTTTATGGTCGGCTTCGATCTTGGATTGCTCGGATTTGATCTTATCCGAATAGCCCTTCCCGTACGCTTCGGCGATCTTCGTCCCGCCCGTACTCCATATTTTAGCCGCCCCGGCGAAGTCCAGATTTTTTAAAGCCGATCCGAAATCTTTGACCAGGCCCAGACCCACCTTCAGGGCTTCCCAGATCCCGGCGATCCCGGCCCGAAGTGGCTGGATGTTATTGTACAGCAGAGCAAAACCGGCCACCAACAGCGCCACGGCGGCCACCACCGCGCCGATCGGGTTCATGGCCATTGCGGCATTTAGTAAGGTTTGGGCCGTGGTTACGGCTCCGGTCACAATCGCCCGGCCTTTTTCGGCGGCCGCCAGGCGAAGGCTGTTCGCTTCGGCCACGATGGCCTGGGCGTTGAACGTCACCAGCGCCACGCCCAGGGCCGCCAGCGAAACCTTGTTTTCATTGACAAATTCCGGAACGGCCCGAATGGCGTTCACGAACGTAATCATACCCGCCACCGCTTTGATCACAATGGGAATAAGCGCCTGGCCTACTTCCACCGACAGGCTTTTCACCTGTTTGCCCATTTTATCCAGTTCGGCGGCCGCGTTGTTATTCTTTTTGTTGAATTCGTCGGTTAAGCTGGTGCCTTTCTTCATTTCCGCCGAAGCCAATTCCTGATACTTTGTTACAAGTCCAGTTTGGTCTTTCAGTAAGGACATTACCTTGCTGGCTTCCTGCGATGTAATTCCCAGGGCTTTCAGATCTTTTTCAACCTTATCGGTAGGTAATCCACGCATCCGATCCGCTAATTCCAACAGGAATTTATTAGGATCCGTATTGATCAAATTCTTTACGTACTGTTCTGATTTGCCCAGATATTCCGCGAATTCGTCCGTAGCAACAGCCGCCGTTTTTAGGATGTTGGTTAAGCCGCCCGCGGATATTTCGGCGCTCATTCCCAATTCCTGAAGGGCCGCGCCTAATCCCATTGTTTCCGCAATTTGCGGGCTTAAATCGCCCAGCTG
This Larkinella insperata DNA region includes the following protein-coding sequences:
- a CDS encoding phage tail tape measure protein yields the protein MPVYRSSLRLLADLNSIAVVAGQLGIAKDEVLGFVESVDRAVVALGDEFTGGAEEVASSIGTLQKLFKETKDLDAGQAINEIGSALNALGAAGSATAPVVSDFTARMGQLGDLSPQIAETMGLGAALQELGMSAEISAGGLTNILKTAAVATDEFAEYLGKSEQYVKNLINTDPNKFLLELADRMRGLPTDKVEKDLKALGITSQEASKVMSLLKDQTGLVTKYQELASAEMKKGTSLTDEFNKKNNNAAAELDKMGKQVKSLSVEVGQALIPIVIKAVAGMITFVNAIRAVPEFVNENKVSLAALGVALVTFNAQAIVAEANSLRLAAAEKGRAIVTGAVTTAQTLLNAAMAMNPIGAVVAAVALLVAGFALLYNNIQPLRAGIAGIWEALKVGLGLVKDFGSALKNLDFAGAAKIWSTGGTKIAEAYGKGYSDKIKSEQSKIEADHKAHVDKKTATSKAGAEQSAEDATVANKTGLAGMSKDNAGYLSDDEKKRRDHEKKLSDDKKKANQDAIDAARKASIAAIADEQTRKIAQLKYELDQEKKKIQESQADHKLKLAQYTAADKAYETGKAAIEKEYREKKAKADQEAADKQRKLLISLIADEHERKLAELQFQADQAKAEVERTITDEARKAVALDLINKKLSSDIQKENDDQRQKELQKNTEKREKELAGERQLFDLQFQAAVANAELNLTNAKNNAQAIYEAKLDRLTAEYNYNRQKLQNEAAEEKARNAELIADSDRRAQADKAIDDRLKAQLTSNDNQYEAAKTALTAEKTAQRLANQQQYFSAIDGLMNGDYSKFLDLLNLKLANEQAKNQKALQDFTAKGQDTLKVAGQVITTLQTLNQKYLDSQILKITKEKDKQLAAWKEQYDKGIINKDTYDKKVVEITKDTEAKIKDEKLKAWKREQALNITMAIVNGAQAALKSLATMGWPLGLIGVAGAAAATAIQVGMIQSQKPPTFAKGGKIGQGYFKNAGVLQGGRHGSRPGEAGISMIDRATGQEVGEAEGGEPFMILSRETRRNNGPIIDMLLHSSMHKNGARIFRDGGTYGDYVPKAPSWKKYEDGGISYNADDYLGDSGANYGSSGDGTAGVESAQASVDATQEQIEQSQALMESIADNTEATALALAEIGEYLAGKFTTGLAKQAEELQKSISASLLMMRLSMNSHHSELIKEISALLDQLIKAEQAGNMMVVTTLRTKLDHLAGNLGQANGYLDRIAQKDLSVSTWVNVHNQINVVAEASNFK